The following proteins are encoded in a genomic region of Nonomuraea muscovyensis:
- a CDS encoding peroxidase family protein, which translates to MTTAQGSTTARSRATARSIATDGAVNRLRFLALTSGRPFWDLLQTIPSVRRHLNASLIDHAIREMPPRPEPLSTMADYTSWASLTDRTYSGRHLPPLTVAEDGRPTPERAAALFTRGETMIPCPRSTVLFAYFAQWFTDGFLRGDTNVPRDPRKNTSNHHIDLNQVYGLDETATAALRTFDGGLLKSQVINGGEFPPHLCENGKIKPEFAPLSVIRFDELTDAQRDTLFATGSDRGNIQVGFTMLTVLFLREHNRVARLLAEHHPRWDDERLFQTARNILIVLLIKLVVEEYINHITPYHFRFTLDPRLPALLARATWHRENWASVEFNLVYRWHSLIPSRLSVGGHDLPMAQTLVGGALIPEPGLGRLFEDASRQRAGRIGLFNTDPLLREVDAASIADSRVLGLAPYNSYREHCRFPRVRRFEQVSGDPRVAGALRELYRGVDDLDLYVGLFAEEAGSPDAILPPLLTKIIAIDAFSQALTNPLLAPRIFNAATFSREGMRIIATTRTLSDVLHRNVPEDPRPRFVSMTRERPGGATRRARR; encoded by the coding sequence GTGACGACGGCACAGGGCAGCACGACGGCACGGAGCAGGGCGACGGCGCGGTCCATCGCCACCGACGGGGCGGTCAACCGGCTCAGGTTCCTGGCGCTGACCAGCGGCAGGCCGTTCTGGGACCTCCTACAGACCATCCCGTCCGTCCGGCGTCACCTCAACGCCTCGCTGATCGATCACGCGATCCGCGAGATGCCCCCGCGGCCGGAGCCGCTGAGCACGATGGCCGACTACACGTCGTGGGCCTCGCTGACCGACCGCACCTACAGCGGCAGGCACCTGCCCCCGCTCACCGTGGCCGAGGACGGCCGGCCCACCCCGGAGCGGGCCGCCGCCCTGTTCACCCGCGGCGAGACCATGATCCCCTGTCCGCGCTCGACGGTGCTGTTCGCCTACTTCGCCCAGTGGTTCACGGACGGGTTCCTGCGCGGCGACACCAACGTCCCACGTGACCCCCGCAAGAACACCTCCAACCACCACATCGACCTCAACCAGGTCTACGGCCTCGACGAGACGGCGACGGCCGCGCTGCGCACGTTCGACGGCGGGCTGCTCAAGAGCCAGGTCATCAACGGCGGGGAGTTCCCGCCCCACCTGTGCGAGAACGGCAAGATCAAACCGGAGTTCGCCCCGCTGAGCGTCATCCGCTTCGACGAGCTCACCGACGCGCAGCGCGACACCCTGTTCGCGACCGGGAGCGACCGGGGCAACATCCAGGTCGGCTTCACCATGCTCACGGTGCTGTTCCTGCGCGAACACAACAGGGTGGCCCGACTGCTCGCCGAGCACCACCCCCGCTGGGACGACGAGCGCCTGTTCCAGACGGCGCGCAACATCCTCATCGTGCTGCTGATCAAGCTGGTGGTCGAGGAGTACATCAACCACATCACGCCCTACCACTTCCGCTTCACCCTGGATCCGCGGCTGCCGGCGTTGCTGGCCCGCGCGACCTGGCACCGCGAGAACTGGGCCTCGGTCGAGTTCAACCTCGTCTACCGCTGGCACAGCCTGATCCCCTCCCGGCTGTCGGTGGGCGGTCACGACCTGCCGATGGCGCAGACCCTGGTCGGCGGCGCGCTGATCCCCGAGCCCGGCCTCGGCCGGCTCTTCGAGGACGCCTCCCGCCAGCGCGCCGGGCGCATCGGCCTGTTCAACACCGACCCCCTGCTGAGGGAGGTCGACGCGGCCAGCATCGCCGACTCGCGTGTCCTCGGCCTGGCGCCCTACAACAGCTACCGGGAGCACTGCCGCTTCCCCCGGGTGCGGCGCTTCGAGCAGGTCTCCGGCGACCCGCGGGTCGCCGGCGCGCTACGGGAGCTCTACCGCGGCGTCGACGACCTCGACCTGTACGTCGGCCTGTTCGCCGAGGAAGCCGGCTCTCCCGATGCCATCCTGCCGCCGCTCCTCACGAAGATCATCGCCATCGACGCGTTCTCCCAGGCGCTGACCAACCCCCTGCTGGCCCCGAGGATCTTCAACGCCGCGACCTTCTCCCGGGAGGGCATGCGGATCATCGCGACGACGAGGACCCTGTCGGACGTGCTGCACCGCAACGTCCCGGAGGATCCGCGCCCCCGCTTCGTCAGCATGACCCGGGAGAGGCCCGGGGGAGCGACCCGGCGGGCGCGGCGGTGA
- a CDS encoding glycoside hydrolase family 16 protein — protein MSEQGINRRQLLASAAAVGGLSLGLSLVPTAAHAAPPADRARRAGATWENIIDKSSFDSLSAFNQEWNYLYPWDGNSDTHNGAARMHSSQVSVSQGVLTLTATRLAAPDGNSPHAPNAPLWYRSGAVHAKEQILVNDQFPEYDIEGEFRTQTGRGIWPAFWTTGTWPAWPPETDILEYVGNSTNLFNTWNKDADGGEVVEREPVEVENPDAWHKYRVWMYKDGDDVMLDYYFDGVWKATHRGVGWAGVPQRLIINLQMGSYASGEPGDSDWDQQVGPSGNTYFRARNVWVGRTRAW, from the coding sequence ATGTCCGAACAGGGAATCAACCGGCGTCAGCTGCTGGCCTCGGCCGCGGCTGTCGGCGGTCTGTCGTTAGGGCTTTCGCTCGTCCCCACCGCGGCGCACGCCGCCCCACCGGCCGACCGCGCCCGTCGCGCCGGAGCCACGTGGGAGAACATCATCGACAAGTCCTCCTTCGACAGCCTCTCGGCCTTCAACCAGGAATGGAACTATCTCTATCCCTGGGACGGCAACTCCGACACCCACAACGGCGCCGCCAGGATGCACTCCAGCCAGGTCTCCGTCAGCCAGGGCGTGCTGACCCTCACGGCGACCCGGCTGGCCGCGCCGGACGGAAACAGCCCGCACGCGCCGAACGCTCCGCTGTGGTACCGCTCCGGCGCCGTCCACGCCAAGGAGCAGATCCTCGTCAACGACCAGTTCCCCGAGTACGACATCGAGGGTGAGTTCCGCACCCAGACCGGCCGGGGCATCTGGCCGGCCTTCTGGACCACCGGCACCTGGCCGGCCTGGCCGCCGGAGACCGACATCCTGGAGTACGTGGGGAATTCCACGAACCTGTTCAACACCTGGAACAAGGACGCCGACGGCGGTGAGGTCGTCGAGCGTGAGCCGGTCGAGGTCGAGAACCCCGACGCCTGGCACAAGTACCGCGTCTGGATGTACAAGGACGGCGACGACGTCATGCTCGACTACTACTTCGACGGGGTCTGGAAGGCGACCCATCGGGGGGTCGGCTGGGCGGGCGTCCCGCAGCGGCTCATCATCAATCTGCAGATGGGCTCCTACGCCTCCGGCGAGCCCGGCGACAGCGACTGGGACCAGCAGGTGGGCCCGAGCGGCAACACCTATTTCCGCGCTCGTAACGTGTGGGTCGGTCGTACCCGGGCCTGGTGA
- a CDS encoding DoxX family protein, with protein sequence MSTAYIVVTLLAAAWVGFSAWSVFARATWVVEPLAEYRVPRSWWPWLGTAKAAGALGMVAGLFVPVIGVLAGIGLVLYFAGAVVTVLRARAYGHLPFPLLYMAPVVAAMALGFAA encoded by the coding sequence ATGTCCACCGCCTACATCGTCGTCACCCTCCTGGCCGCCGCCTGGGTCGGTTTCTCGGCCTGGTCCGTCTTCGCCCGCGCCACGTGGGTCGTGGAGCCGCTGGCGGAGTACAGGGTGCCCCGCTCGTGGTGGCCCTGGCTCGGCACGGCCAAGGCCGCCGGGGCGCTGGGCATGGTGGCCGGCCTGTTCGTGCCGGTCATCGGGGTCCTCGCCGGGATCGGTCTGGTGCTGTACTTCGCGGGCGCGGTCGTCACCGTGCTCCGGGCCCGCGCGTACGGGCACCTCCCGTTCCCGCTGCTGTACATGGCTCCGGTCGTCGCCGCCATGGCGCTGGGGTTCGCGGCCTGA
- a CDS encoding GNAT family N-acetyltransferase: MSSSFSATDSELTTDRLLLRTWSADEATAVLGDARSAQWADDFPAEGDRFIAGFIAEHPGNTLGAFGQRLIIERTTGLVVGSIGLFWPPSDGVLDIGYGVVDSRRGRGYATEATRAMVAFALSAPEVHTVSAGAELTNPASVRVLEKCGFQRVTVEDGIARFHIQL; this comes from the coding sequence ATGTCCTCATCCTTCTCGGCGACCGATTCCGAGCTGACCACCGACCGCCTCCTCCTGCGGACGTGGTCGGCCGACGAAGCCACCGCCGTCCTCGGCGACGCTCGGTCCGCGCAGTGGGCCGACGACTTCCCCGCCGAAGGCGACCGCTTCATCGCCGGCTTCATCGCCGAACACCCCGGCAACACGCTGGGCGCGTTCGGCCAGCGTCTGATCATCGAACGCACGACCGGCCTGGTGGTCGGCTCGATCGGCCTGTTCTGGCCGCCCAGTGACGGCGTCCTCGACATCGGATACGGCGTCGTGGACTCCCGCCGCGGCCGTGGCTACGCGACCGAGGCCACTCGCGCGATGGTCGCTTTCGCACTTTCGGCACCGGAGGTCCACACCGTGTCCGCCGGCGCCGAACTGACCAATCCCGCGTCCGTCCGCGTGCTGGAGAAGTGCGGCTTCCAGCGCGTGACCGTGGAGGACGGGATAGCGCGGTTCCACATCCAGCTCTGA
- a CDS encoding acyl-CoA desaturase yields MSSSPIPQAGSGTAETVTVTTGRRAAYLVVLVVLPVLLLVLAVPAAWGWGIGPRDVVIAVAMYLVSIFGIAVGYHRLFTHRSFRCRRPLRVALMLAGGMAVEGPVTLWTAEHRRHHKYADREGDPHSPWRYGDDGLALLRGMAHAHVGWFCTARRRSSLRHWVPDLLADPDVRRFDAAYPAVVALSFALPAAVGGLWSMSWAGAWSAFFWGGLVRYAVVHHVTWSVNSIAHTFGERPFQTRDRSSNVWWVAMLTLGEGWHNWHHVEPTCARHGVLKGQLDASARLIRWFERAGWAYGVHWPDPARLAARLAARRTPPA; encoded by the coding sequence GTGAGCTCGTCACCCATCCCGCAGGCGGGCTCGGGCACGGCGGAGACGGTGACGGTGACCACGGGCCGCCGGGCCGCCTACCTGGTCGTCCTCGTGGTGCTCCCCGTGCTGCTCCTGGTCCTCGCCGTGCCCGCCGCATGGGGATGGGGCATCGGCCCGCGCGACGTGGTCATCGCGGTCGCGATGTACCTGGTCAGCATCTTCGGGATCGCCGTCGGCTACCACAGGCTCTTCACCCACCGTTCCTTCAGGTGCCGCCGGCCGCTGCGCGTCGCGCTCATGCTGGCTGGCGGGATGGCGGTCGAGGGTCCCGTCACCCTGTGGACGGCCGAGCATCGCCGGCACCACAAGTACGCCGACCGGGAGGGCGATCCGCACTCGCCGTGGCGCTACGGCGACGACGGCCTGGCCCTGCTGCGCGGCATGGCGCACGCGCACGTGGGCTGGTTCTGCACCGCGCGCCGGCGTTCCAGCCTGCGCCACTGGGTGCCGGACCTGCTCGCGGATCCGGACGTCCGGCGGTTCGACGCCGCCTATCCGGCCGTCGTGGCGCTGTCGTTCGCGCTGCCCGCCGCGGTGGGCGGGCTGTGGTCGATGTCGTGGGCGGGCGCGTGGTCGGCGTTCTTCTGGGGCGGTCTGGTCCGCTACGCCGTGGTGCACCACGTGACGTGGTCGGTGAACTCCATCGCCCACACGTTCGGCGAGCGCCCGTTCCAGACCCGGGACCGCTCGTCAAACGTGTGGTGGGTGGCGATGCTGACGCTGGGCGAGGGCTGGCACAACTGGCATCACGTCGAACCCACCTGCGCCCGGCACGGGGTGCTCAAGGGCCAACTCGACGCGAGCGCCCGGCTGATCCGCTGGTTCGAGCGCGCGGGCTGGGCGTACGGGGTGCACTGGCCGGACCCCGCCCGCCTGGCCGCGCGACTCGCCGCCCGCCGCACCCCGCCCGCCTGA
- a CDS encoding cytochrome P450, with product MGAVDQTTADGHLERYDEALARDPMAAFALVREWMRSDWRALFAELRERRPVFVTPAFTVVTRFADVTEVLSRESVFSVRAFGPRLDAALGGPYMLGWDATPMNWRERGLMQVMLDPRDAARVRELAGRIADEALDAAQPHGRIEAVHELFRHVALGVCAEYFGLPGPDPQTLSRWTRAIVTDGFANYTGDPAIQAESVRAGAEMTAYLRDRLAGLRSALRAGLDLPDDVFTRLVRTSLPPGLGLGDERVAINMAGLPLGFVESGPGAMAEAVEQLLLRPEALAQAVAAAADPDPAHFDRHVWEALRFNPFFKLLPRVCEQDHVLAAGTPRATMIPEGTFVLAAPASAMFDPDVVPEPDEFRPDRPDHHRLFFGHGQHACLGVHPAKVVVCEVVRRLLLRPGVRLLPPPEGGLVRSGGIFPERFVLGLGPEGRAA from the coding sequence ATGGGTGCTGTCGATCAGACGACGGCGGACGGCCATCTGGAGAGATACGACGAGGCGCTGGCCCGCGACCCGATGGCCGCCTTCGCGCTCGTGCGGGAGTGGATGCGCAGCGACTGGCGTGCCCTGTTCGCCGAGCTCCGCGAGCGCCGGCCCGTCTTCGTCACGCCCGCCTTCACGGTGGTGACCCGCTTCGCCGACGTGACCGAGGTGCTCTCCCGCGAGTCGGTCTTCTCCGTCCGTGCCTTCGGCCCGCGCCTCGACGCCGCGCTCGGCGGGCCGTACATGCTGGGCTGGGACGCCACTCCGATGAACTGGCGGGAGCGGGGCCTGATGCAGGTCATGCTCGACCCGCGCGACGCCGCCCGCGTGCGCGAGCTGGCGGGGCGCATCGCCGACGAGGCGCTCGACGCCGCCCAGCCGCACGGCCGCATCGAAGCGGTCCACGAGCTGTTCCGGCACGTCGCCCTGGGCGTGTGCGCCGAATACTTCGGCCTTCCCGGCCCCGACCCGCAGACCCTGTCGCGGTGGACGCGGGCCATCGTCACCGACGGCTTCGCCAACTACACGGGTGACCCGGCGATCCAGGCGGAGTCGGTCCGCGCGGGCGCGGAGATGACGGCCTACCTGCGCGACCGGCTCGCCGGCCTCCGGTCCGCGTTGCGGGCCGGCCTCGACCTGCCCGACGACGTCTTCACCCGGCTCGTCCGCACGAGTCTGCCTCCCGGGCTGGGCCTCGGTGACGAGCGGGTCGCGATCAACATGGCCGGCCTGCCCCTCGGGTTCGTGGAGAGCGGGCCGGGGGCCATGGCCGAGGCGGTCGAGCAGCTTCTCCTGCGCCCGGAGGCGCTGGCGCAGGCCGTCGCGGCCGCCGCGGACCCCGATCCCGCCCACTTCGACCGTCACGTCTGGGAGGCGCTGCGGTTCAATCCGTTCTTCAAGCTGCTTCCCCGGGTGTGCGAGCAGGACCACGTCCTGGCCGCCGGCACCCCCCGCGCCACGATGATCCCCGAGGGCACGTTCGTGCTCGCCGCGCCGGCCTCGGCCATGTTCGACCCGGACGTGGTGCCGGAACCCGACGAGTTCCGCCCCGACCGGCCGGATCACCACCGGTTGTTCTTCGGCCACGGCCAGCACGCCTGCCTCGGCGTGCACCCTGCCAAGGTCGTCGTCTGCGAGGTCGTACGCCGCCTGCTGCTGCGCCCAGGCGTACGACTGCTGCCGCCGCCGGAAGGCGGACTCGTCCGCTCCGGCGGGATCTTCCCCGAACGGTTCGTCCTCGGGCTCGGCCCCGAAGGGCGGGCGGCGTGA
- a CDS encoding phenylacetate--CoA ligase family protein has protein sequence MTESVRSLVRDARRALRQGPAAIARRRRARLAEIVAHARARSPYFRELYRELPEDVDDPALLPVTDKTTLMAHFDDWVTDREVTLDKARTFVADPALVGERFQGRYLVATTSGTSGLRGIFLQDERTVAVGTAVGQRIRAGLGLGDVMRLLRGAGRTAIVSAPGGHFSTVAGAARFRRDHPRLSWMLREFSIHQPLPDLAGELNRYNPSSLTGFSSMLGLLAGEQESGRLRIHPGLIIAGGEALTAENHARIASAFRAQVRSAYAATECGFLAYGCAHNWLHVNSDWAVLEPVDAAHRPVSPGQPSHTVLLSNLANRVQPILRYDLGDNVLLRPDACPCGSPLPAVQVRGRAAEMLAFPGGRSERVGISPMAFGTLLDRVPGIEQFQLVQTTPTTLRVRLKPATGADPDQVWRRVHDEITHLLTEHRAGHVTVERAQEPPERSAGGKFRRIIPLAT, from the coding sequence ATGACCGAAAGCGTGCGGTCGCTCGTCCGCGACGCGCGACGCGCTCTGCGACAGGGTCCCGCGGCGATCGCACGGCGGCGACGCGCCCGGCTGGCCGAGATCGTGGCCCACGCTCGCGCCCGTTCCCCGTATTTCCGCGAGCTGTACCGGGAACTGCCGGAAGACGTCGACGACCCGGCACTGCTCCCGGTCACCGACAAGACGACGCTGATGGCCCACTTCGACGACTGGGTCACCGACCGGGAGGTGACGCTCGACAAGGCCCGGACGTTCGTGGCCGACCCCGCCCTCGTGGGCGAGCGGTTCCAGGGCCGATACCTCGTGGCCACCACGTCCGGCACCAGCGGCCTGCGCGGCATCTTCCTTCAGGACGAGCGGACCGTGGCCGTGGGCACCGCCGTAGGACAACGCATCCGCGCCGGGCTGGGGCTCGGCGACGTCATGCGCCTCCTGCGCGGCGCCGGCCGTACCGCGATCGTGTCCGCACCCGGCGGCCACTTCTCCACCGTCGCCGGAGCGGCGCGGTTCCGCCGGGACCACCCACGGCTCAGCTGGATGCTGCGGGAGTTCTCGATTCACCAGCCGCTGCCCGACCTGGCCGGCGAGCTCAACCGGTACAACCCCAGCTCCCTCACCGGCTTCTCCAGCATGCTCGGGCTGCTGGCCGGCGAGCAGGAGTCAGGCCGCCTGCGCATCCACCCAGGGTTGATCATCGCCGGCGGTGAGGCGCTGACGGCTGAGAACCACGCCAGGATCGCGAGCGCGTTCCGCGCCCAGGTCCGCTCCGCCTACGCCGCCACCGAGTGCGGCTTCCTCGCGTACGGCTGCGCGCACAACTGGCTGCACGTCAACAGCGACTGGGCCGTGCTGGAACCGGTCGACGCCGCCCATCGGCCTGTCAGCCCGGGTCAGCCCTCGCACACGGTCCTGCTGAGCAACCTCGCCAACCGGGTCCAGCCGATCCTACGCTACGACCTGGGCGACAACGTCCTGCTGCGGCCCGACGCCTGCCCGTGCGGCAGCCCCCTGCCGGCCGTCCAGGTGCGGGGCCGCGCGGCGGAGATGCTCGCCTTCCCCGGCGGCCGGAGCGAGCGCGTCGGCATCTCCCCCATGGCCTTCGGCACCCTGCTGGACCGTGTTCCCGGCATCGAGCAGTTCCAGCTCGTCCAGACCACGCCCACCACCCTGCGCGTGCGCCTGAAGCCCGCGACCGGCGCCGACCCCGACCAGGTGTGGCGGAGGGTCCACGACGAGATCACCCACCTCCTGACCGAGCACCGTGCCGGTCACGTGACGGTCGAACGCGCGCAGGAGCCGCCCGAGCGGTCGGCCGGCGGCAAGTTCCGCAGGATCATCCCCCTGGCCACATGA
- a CDS encoding serine hydrolase domain-containing protein produces MNDNALHTVEVQIREQAAAYCESNNVPGFVVGVHHAGEQIIVAHGTSNVATSAPMRHDTGFLFGSVTKVLTTTLVLQQVDRGLLDLDSPVVKYLPDFALVVPGAADKILVRHLIGHTNGIDADLYFPDDKGRDALVAYVKGLASNCGTLFEPGEQLSYSNGGMIVAGRLLEVVTGLPFHDLLAREIYAPVGMPDSGTSAEQAILRSTAVGHFLDPETMAPKSTNLFTLPDTWGPAGGTPIGTIADLLAFGRTHLAGGVSPSGTRVLSAESTALMQQVSYDMESPNTPPIGLGWVLYPFGDTTVLAMSGASPGGVSLLCVLPEHDLVFAAYGNNPGAIMLQDQILQWLLSEHLGVQIPRLVTEMEQDVDLAPYVGTYRSHQLRIDVSVVDGQLEERTTYEPADESQERIFTEFAGGMTSAPPQRYVPIRPGLFAPAGYPLETFDGYLRLLLVSFHDVRDGQARFRNGGGRLTRRA; encoded by the coding sequence ATGAACGACAACGCACTGCACACCGTCGAAGTACAGATCCGTGAGCAGGCCGCCGCCTACTGCGAGTCCAACAACGTCCCCGGGTTCGTCGTCGGCGTCCACCACGCCGGCGAGCAGATCATCGTTGCCCACGGGACCTCGAACGTCGCCACCAGCGCCCCGATGCGGCACGACACCGGATTCCTCTTCGGTTCCGTCACCAAGGTCCTGACCACCACCCTGGTCCTCCAGCAGGTCGACCGCGGGCTGCTGGACCTCGACTCGCCGGTCGTGAAGTACCTTCCCGACTTCGCGCTGGTCGTGCCGGGCGCCGCGGACAAGATCCTGGTCCGGCACCTGATCGGGCACACCAACGGCATCGACGCGGACCTGTACTTCCCCGACGACAAGGGCCGCGACGCCCTGGTGGCCTACGTCAAGGGCCTGGCGAGCAACTGCGGCACCCTGTTCGAGCCCGGCGAGCAGCTCAGCTACTCCAACGGCGGCATGATCGTCGCGGGCCGCCTGCTGGAGGTGGTGACCGGCCTGCCCTTCCACGACCTGCTGGCGCGCGAGATCTACGCCCCGGTCGGTATGCCGGACTCCGGCACCTCCGCCGAGCAGGCCATCCTGCGCAGCACGGCGGTCGGCCACTTCCTGGACCCCGAGACCATGGCGCCCAAGTCCACGAACCTGTTCACGCTCCCCGACACCTGGGGCCCGGCCGGCGGCACGCCGATCGGCACCATCGCCGACCTGCTCGCCTTCGGGCGCACCCACCTCGCGGGAGGTGTGTCCCCTTCCGGCACGCGCGTCCTGTCGGCCGAGTCGACCGCCCTGATGCAGCAGGTCTCCTACGACATGGAGAGCCCCAACACCCCACCGATCGGCCTGGGCTGGGTGCTGTACCCGTTCGGCGACACGACCGTGCTGGCCATGTCGGGCGCCTCGCCCGGCGGGGTCTCGCTCCTGTGCGTGCTCCCCGAGCACGACCTGGTCTTCGCCGCCTACGGCAACAACCCCGGGGCGATCATGCTGCAGGACCAGATCCTGCAGTGGCTCCTGAGCGAGCACCTCGGCGTCCAGATCCCCAGGCTGGTCACCGAAATGGAGCAGGACGTCGACCTCGCCCCCTACGTGGGCACCTACCGTTCCCACCAGCTCCGCATCGACGTCAGCGTCGTCGACGGCCAGCTCGAGGAGCGGACGACCTACGAACCGGCGGACGAATCGCAGGAGCGCATCTTCACCGAGTTCGCCGGCGGCATGACCTCCGCCCCGCCGCAGCGCTATGTGCCGATCCGGCCGGGCCTCTTCGCGCCCGCCGGCTACCCGCTGGAGACGTTCGACGGATACCTGCGGCTGCTGCTCGTCTCCTTCCACGACGTCCGTGACGGCCAGGCGCGCTTCCGCAACGGCGGCGGCCGCCTGACCCGCCGGGCCTGA
- a CDS encoding TetR/AcrR family transcriptional regulator, translated as MQESRRDRKKRLTRQRIVTAAMKLFVEQGYEQTTVAQIAVAADVDPKTFFNYFRSKDEVVFADTEHIFDLLLGLLAKRRPREGPGELLARAVQEYAARRRPAVPPKEPEELSAATRLMLTTPALQAKGLYLMVDLQRRIAGELLKAFPELDPITAAAMTGSLIGAVQQASLASVELGRSQDELWEAARRGLDVAVHGLLSVRPDTSGR; from the coding sequence ATGCAGGAGTCGCGGCGCGACCGCAAGAAGCGACTGACCAGGCAGCGAATCGTCACAGCGGCCATGAAGCTGTTCGTCGAGCAGGGGTACGAGCAGACCACGGTGGCGCAGATCGCCGTGGCGGCGGACGTCGATCCCAAGACGTTCTTCAACTACTTCCGCAGCAAGGACGAGGTGGTCTTCGCCGACACGGAGCACATCTTCGACCTGCTGCTCGGGTTGCTCGCGAAACGGCGGCCGCGGGAGGGCCCGGGCGAACTCCTGGCGAGGGCGGTCCAGGAGTACGCCGCCCGCCGCCGGCCCGCCGTGCCCCCCAAGGAGCCCGAGGAGCTGTCGGCGGCGACCCGCCTGATGCTGACGACCCCGGCGCTTCAGGCCAAGGGGCTGTACCTGATGGTGGATCTGCAGCGGCGGATCGCCGGCGAGCTGCTGAAGGCGTTCCCCGAGCTGGATCCGATCACCGCTGCGGCGATGACCGGCTCCCTGATCGGCGCCGTCCAGCAGGCGAGCCTGGCGAGCGTCGAGCTCGGCCGGTCGCAGGACGAGCTCTGGGAGGCCGCCCGGCGCGGCCTCGACGTCGCCGTGCACGGCCTGCTCTCGGTGCGGCCCGACACCAGCGGTCGGTGA
- a CDS encoding BtrH N-terminal domain-containing protein — MTIVKDIQARGMQHCETTALGVLLRHEGLDLSEPMLFGLGSGLSFVYWDSKAMPFPFLGGRVKPFDLTRNLAARLGLTLRVEETTSPGKAWQNVSAPIDAGRPVGLQLDCYHLDYFRSKIHFGGHVVAMYGYDDHNAYLVDTEQQGGAVRTARTSLALARAERGPMTARNRSFTITSPAHPPRWTEQIIPAIRACADAFLTAPIANLGHRGIAKAADRVPKWLLRTDDPQRDLLQAALLMEKGGTGGSLFRALYRDFLGECAELIEDGDLRTGHRLYGEAAALWTDTATLITKAGESGDAAYLEQAGALLHDLSRIEREAMQVLRGLRL; from the coding sequence ATGACCATCGTGAAGGACATCCAGGCTCGCGGCATGCAACACTGCGAGACGACGGCGCTAGGGGTGCTTCTGCGGCATGAGGGGCTCGATCTGTCCGAGCCCATGCTGTTCGGGCTCGGCTCGGGCCTGTCCTTCGTCTACTGGGACAGCAAGGCCATGCCCTTCCCCTTCCTCGGAGGCCGGGTCAAGCCCTTCGACCTCACCAGGAATCTGGCTGCCAGGCTGGGGCTGACTCTGCGTGTCGAGGAGACCACCTCGCCCGGCAAGGCTTGGCAGAACGTGTCCGCCCCCATCGATGCCGGACGACCTGTCGGCCTCCAGCTTGACTGCTACCACCTGGACTACTTTCGCTCCAAAATCCACTTCGGCGGCCATGTCGTCGCCATGTACGGCTACGACGACCACAACGCCTACCTGGTGGACACCGAGCAGCAGGGAGGAGCGGTGCGAACCGCTCGGACCAGTCTCGCCCTGGCGAGGGCCGAACGCGGCCCGATGACGGCCAGGAACCGATCGTTCACCATCACCTCGCCCGCGCACCCGCCCCGCTGGACGGAGCAGATCATCCCCGCCATCAGGGCATGCGCCGACGCCTTCCTCACCGCTCCCATCGCGAACCTGGGCCATCGCGGCATCGCGAAAGCCGCCGACCGGGTGCCCAAGTGGCTGCTCCGCACGGACGATCCCCAACGGGACCTGCTGCAGGCCGCACTGCTCATGGAGAAGGGAGGCACCGGCGGTTCCCTGTTCCGCGCCCTCTACCGCGACTTCCTCGGGGAGTGCGCCGAGCTGATCGAGGACGGCGACCTCCGCACCGGTCATCGCCTGTACGGCGAGGCCGCCGCGCTGTGGACGGACACGGCCACCTTGATCACGAAGGCCGGGGAGAGCGGCGACGCGGCCTACCTTGAGCAGGCCGGTGCCCTCCTCCACGACCTTTCGCGCATCGAGCGGGAGGCCATGCAGGTGCTGCGCGGATTGCGGCTCTGA